The proteins below come from a single Pichia kudriavzevii chromosome 2, complete sequence genomic window:
- a CDS encoding uncharacterized protein (PKUD0B07750; similar to Saccharomyces cerevisiae YIL048W (NEO1); ancestral locus Anc_7.234), with protein MSHPDTSISSEYIVSDSEITGENLDRQINIPPKNKPRGQSANYSVDQDFEDNLDLALETIKLGKNPFVNNKTPRRSLSISKAQDTDSYSLRSFRQSSFSDNSHTKMLNKSSPYDNSPPNTASSIWSKGFSSIYNTTKRLILQNKRNIQLSDGVEVADTSTLDSQSRTIIPHMDSLYSSNAISNAKYNAFSFFPFILYEQFKFFFNLYFLLVALSQAIPALRIGYLSSYVVPLVFVLSVTMSKEAIDDLMRRHRDREQNNELYEVLGSSKLVMAKDLKCGDLVKLHKDVRIPADMILLQSSEKSGESFIKTDQLDGETDWKLRVACQLTQCLSENDLEMIKIQAQSPTKDIHKFLGNLTYGDTTIGLGIDQTLWANTVLASGTCIGCIIYTGKDTKQALNTSSPTVKVGLLELEINKISKVLCVSVFVLSVGLVACRGFTNNWYVDIMRFLILFSTIIPVSLRVNLDLGKSVYAYQIQHDENIPETIVRTSTIPEDLGRIEYLLTDKTGTLTQNEMEMKKIHLGTVSYTHDSMDLVKEYINGFGEVSVKTISRRDLSARVRDLIVALAICHNVTPTMEENNLEYQAASPDEVAIVKFTQSVGLTLIKRDRTSLTLLHEYTGMIYEFEILQVFPFNSDTKRMGIVVHDKSRDEFWFYEKGADTVMSKIVVQNDWLEEETGNMAREGLRTLVIGRKRLTFNVYEEFNSSYHKASTSMNNRDAQMQKTITQYLENDVELLGLTGVEDKLQVDVKSSIESLRNAGIKIWMLTGDKVETARCIGISTKLISRGQYIHTIEKLKNHEIALQQIEFLRSSTDSCLLIDGESLSLYLSYFSDEFFNIAKNLPTVIACRCTPQQKADVAILIKENTGKRVCCIGDGGNDVSMIQSADVGIGIVGKEGKQASIAADFSITQFCHLTKLLLWHGRNSYKRSAKLAQFVIHRGLLISVCQVVYSISSSFEPLALYQGFLMVGYATCYTMAPVFSLVLDYDVSENLVTLYPELYKELTEGKSLSFRTFFVWLFVSVFQGCVIQGMSQGFVGLESLQFTTLVALSFTTLILNELAMVALEINTWNKVMLYSELVTLAIYVGSVPFLSDYFNLSYVRSFSFFWHFTVILAVSLIPIWAAKTLNRRLRPPTYAKVQQV; from the coding sequence ATGTCACATCCAGATacatcaatttcaagtGAATACATAGTATCTGATAGTGAAATAACAGGTGAGAATCTTGACAGGCAGATAAATATACCTCCTAAAAATAAGCCACGAGGCCAAAGTGCTAATTATAGTGTGGAtcaagattttgaagacaATCTTGATCTAGCATTAGAAACAATTAAGTTAGGAAAAAACCCTTTTGTTAACAATAAGACACCGAGAAGAAGCCTTTCAATTTCGAAGGCCCAAGATACTGACTCTTACTCATTAAGAAGTTTTCGGCAATCTAGTTTTTCTGACAACTCACATACTAAAATGCTCAATAAATCGAGCCCATATGATAATAGCCCTCCCAACACAGCAAGCTCGATATGGTCGAAGGGGTTTTCGTCTATATATAATACTACCAAAAGACTTATActtcaaaacaaaagaaacataCAACTTTCGGATGGCGTTGAAGTAGCAGATACGTCGACCTTAGATTCTCAATCAAGGACTATAATACCTCATATGGACTCATTATACTCGTCTAACGCAATTTCGAATGCAAAGTATAATgctttttcctttttcccGTTTATTCTTTACGAAcaattcaagtttttctttaactTATACTTTTTGCTCGTGGCACTATCGCAAGCGATTCCTGCGCTTCGGATTGGATATCTATCGTCATATGTTGTTCCCcttgtttttgttctttcaGTAACCATGTCCAAGGAAgcaattgatgatttaaTGCGCCGCCACAGGGACAGAGAGCAAAACAATGAATTATATGAAGTCTTAGGATCTTCTAAACTGGTTATGGCCAAAGACTTGAAATGTGGCGACTTGGTAAAGCTACATAAAGATGTAAGGATTCCCGCAGATATGATCTTACTCCAATCAAGTGAAAAATCTGGAGAAtcatttatcaaaacaGATCAGTTAGACGGTGAAACAGATTGGAAATTGAGGGTGGCGTGTCAATTGACTCAGTGTTTATCAGAAAATGACTTAGAGATGATAAAAATTCAAGCACAATCACCAACAAAAGATATCCATAAGTTTTTAGGAAATTTAACCTATGGTGATACAACGATAGGATTAGGTATCGATCAAACGTTGTGGGCTAACACTGTTTTGGCATCTGGAACATGTATCGGTTGCATTATTTACACAGGTAAAGATACAAAGCAAGCGCTCAATACGTCTTCTCCGACGGTAAAAGTAGGATTGTTGGaacttgaaatcaataaaatttCCAAGGTATTATGTGTGTCTGTGTTTGTACTTTCAGTGGGATTAGTAGCTTGTCGTGGCTTCACGAATAATTGGTATGTTGACATTATGAGGTTTTTGATTCTATTCTCTACTATAATTCCAGTGTCATTAAGAGTTAACTTAGATTTGGGAAAATCTGTCTATGCATACCAAATCCAGCACGACGAAAATATTCCTGAGACGATCGTCAGAACATCTACTATACCAGAAGATTTAGGAAGGATTGAGTATCTTTTGACAGATAAAACAGGTACACTAACGCAAaatgaaatggaaatgaagaagattcaTTTGGGCACAGTATCATACACACATGATAGTATGGATTTAGTTAAAGAATACATCAACGGTTTTGGTGAAGTTTCAGTGAAAACTATCTCCAGGCGGGATTTAAGCGCAAGGGTGAGAGACTTGATAGTAGCACTAGCAATTTGCCATAATGTCACACCCACAATGGAGGAAAATAATTTAGAATACCAAGCGGCGTCGCCTGATGAAGTTGCTATTGTTAAGTTTACTCAATCAGTTGGATTAACACTGATCAAACGTGATCGTACTAGTTTGACTTTATTGCATGAGTATACCGGCATGATTTATGAATTCGAGATATTACAAGTTTTTCCATTTAATTCTGACACTAAAAGAATGGGCATTGTTGTTCATGATAAATCTAGAGATGAGTTCTGGTTTTACGAAAAAGGTGCAGATACAGTCATGTCAAAGATAGTCGTTCAAAATGATTGGCTCGAGGAAGAAACAGGTAATATGGCAAGAGAGGGATTGAGAACCTTGGttattggaagaaaaaggtTGACCTTTAACGTGTATGAAGAATTCAACTCCTCCTACCATAAAGCAAGCACTTCGATGAACAACAGAGATGCACAGATGCAAAAAACCATAACCCAATATTTAGAAAACGATGTAGAACTTCTAGGATTAACAGGTGTTGAAGACAAGTTGCAAGTTGATGTTAAATCTTCTATAGAAAGCTTAAGAAATGCAGGAATAAAAATATGGATGTTAACTGGGGATAAAGTGGAGACAGCTAGATGCATTGGCATCAGTACAAAACTCATTTCTAGAGGACAATACATTCATACTATTGAGAAGCTAAAAAACCACGAAATTGCGTTACAGCAGATTGAATTTTTGCGCTCTAGTACAGACTCTTGCTTGTTGATTGATGGTGAATCGCTATCACTTTACTTGAGCTATTTTTCagatgaatttttcaatatagCTAAAAACTTGCCTACAGTTATTGCATGTAGATGCACTCCTCAACAGAAGGCGGATGTTGCAATTCTtatcaaggaaaacacAGGAAAGAGAGTTTGTTGCATTGGTGATGGTGGTAACGATGTTAGTATGATTCAATCAGCTGATGTCGGTATTGGCATTGTTGGTAAGGAAGGGAAGCAAGCATCTATTGCTGCAGATTTCTCGATTACTCAATTTTGCCATCTTACGAAGCTTTTACTATGGCATGGTAGAAACTCTTATAAACGATCAGCCAAACTTGCTCAATTTGTTATTCATAGAGGCCTTCTCATTTCCGTCTGTCAAGTGGTTTATTCTATTTCTTCCAGTTTTGAACCGCTAGCGCTATACCAAGGGTTTTTGATGGTTGGGTATGCTACATGTTACACCATGGCCCCGGTTTTCTCGCTCGTGTTAGACTATGATGTTAGTGAAAATCTTGTCACTCTATACCCTGAACTTTACAAAGAGTTGACTGAAGGTAAGTCTCTATCGTTCAGAACTTTTTTTGTGTGGCTGTTCGTGTCTGTTTTTCAGGGATGTGTTATCCAAGGAATGTCTCAGGGATTTGTCGGTTTAGAAAGCCTACAGTTTACTACTTTAGTGGCATTATCATTCACAACTCTaattttgaatgaattAGCAATGGTTGCTCTTGAGATAAACACATGGAACAAGGTAATGCTATACTCTGAACTAGTCACTTTAGCCATTTATGTCGGTAGCGTTCCGTTCTTGTCAGATTACTTTAATTTGTCTTATGTTCGAAGCTTTAGCTTTTTCTGGCATTTTACAGTTATACTGGCAGTTAGTTTGATACCTATCTGGGCGGCAAAGACTTTAAATCGCAGATTACGACCACCAACCTATGCGAAAGTCCAGCAGGTCTGA
- a CDS encoding uncharacterized protein (PKUD0B07760) — MKLSNLSLIFTVCKLATAYDYINKENSLDEVFQDEASLEKRHFDHDNWPCSETTYIPGPCDFHSKTTVWSTSTKWDGYFSYYGIAYIYHPHPTCTGTTESTETSIPVETASTTAWSSAWTSEWSSEWSSETEITESTETSIPVETASTTAWSSAWTSEWSSEWSSETEITESTETSIPVETASTTAWSSAWTSEWSSEIPENPLTSAITYSTAWTSTWSSAWTSYWTSEYTITRTTTSNTGETYTTTYTLTSLCSTTNPTTEPINPSTETTSSEPCTTTSETTSSEPCTTTSETTSSEPCTTTSETTSSEPCTTTSETTSSEPCTTTSGTTTSETPPPTPSGSTSGSTSGTTSGTTSETPSGSTSGTTSETPSGSTSDTTSETPSGSTSGSTSGTTSGSTTKTPVPKPSGTTSGTTSETPSGSTSGTTSGSTTKTPVPKPSGTTSGTTSETPSGSTSGSTSGTTSGTTSETPSGSTSGTTSGSTTKTPVPKPSGTTSGTTSETPSGSTSGTTSGSTTKTPVPKPSGTTSGTTSETPSGSTSGTTSETPSGSTSDTTSETPSGSTSGSTSGTTSGSTTKTPVPKPSGTTSGTTSETPSGSTSDTTSETPSGSTSDTTSGSTTKTPVPKPSGSTSENSVTESTGTSFTTITTVSTNTTCKNGSCTATYVSTSQYTTTETVCDSASCTSTAITTSEYTTTETLTPNATETITTTYVVTTVCSSVVTNPSETATTSAPAENSSTVELTTVVTTSQYTVTQTLTPNPTETITQTYVTTTVCSSVVPKETPAQTETPSTNPEQPGTTVQPEQPGSTAQPEEPTTSSNQEQTSSAITQGTQGTQGTQGTQGTQGTQGTQGTQGTQGTHENPTETLSSETKVPGAMTTVSTSSTSTIPSLIGTAPSDNTFEGAASSKRIDFLLAILIPLAYVI, encoded by the coding sequence ATGAAGCTATCAAATCTAAGCTTGATATTTACAGTTTGTAAACTAGCAACTGCCTATGACTATatcaataaagaaaattcCCTTGATGAGGTGTTTCAAGACGAAGCTTCCTTAGAAAAAAGGCATTTCGATCACGACAACTGGCCTTGTTCTGAAACCACTTATATCCCCGGTCCATGTGATTTTCACTCGAAGACTACAGTTTGGAGCACATCAACTAAGTGGGATGGCTATTTCTCATATTACGGTATTGCTTACATTTACCATCCACATCCAACATGCACTGGAACCACAGAATCCACGGAAACTTCTATCCCTGTTGAAACAGCATCTACCACGGCTTGGTCTTCTGCTTGGACCTCCGAATGGTCTTCTGAATGGTCTTCAGAGACTGAGATAACTGAATCCACGGAAACTTCTATCCCTGTTGAAACAGCATCTACCACGGCTTGGTCTTCTGCTTGGACCTCCGAATGGTCTTCTGAATGGTCTTCAGAGACTGAGATAACTGAATCCACGGAAACTTCTATCCCTGTTGAAACAGCATCTACCACAGCTTGGTCTTCTGCTTGGACCTCCGAATGGTCTTCTGAAATCCCGGAAAATCCACTAACATCTGCTATTACTTATTCAACTGCTTGGACTTCAACATGGAGTAGTGCGTGGACCTCATATTGGACATCCGAGTACACAATCACCCGAACTACCACTTCAAATACAGGAGAAACATATACTACAACGTACACGCTCACTTCTCTTTGCAGCACCACCAACCCAACAACAGAGCCAATAAATCCGTCCACTGAGACAACATCTAGTGAGCCATGTACTACTACCTCTGAAACAACATCTAGTGAGCCATGTACTACTACCTCTGAGACAACATCTAGTGAGCCATGTACTACTACCTCTGAGACAACATCTAGTGAGCCATGTACTACTACCTCTGAAACAACATCTAGTGAGCCATGTACTACTACCTCTGGCACTACTACCTCTGAGACACCACCTCCTACACCATCTGGTTCTACTTCTGGTTCTACTTCTGGTACTACCTCTGGTACTACCTCTGAAACCCCATCTGGTTCTACCTCTGGTACTACTTCTGAAACCCCATCTGGTTCTACCTCTGATACTACTTCTGAAACCCCATCTGGTTCTACTTCTGGTTCTACTTCTGGTACTACTTCTGGTTCTACCACCAAGACACCAGTTCCTAAACCATCTGGTACTACTTCTGGTACTACTTCTGAAACCCCATCTGGTTCTACTTCTGGTACTACCTCTGGTTCTACCACCAAGACACCAGTTCCTAAACCATCTGGTACTACATCTGGTACTACCTCTGAAACCCCATCTGGTTCTACTTCTGGTTCTACTTCTGGTACTACATCTGGTACTACCTCTGAAACCCCATCTGGTTCTACCTCTGGTACTACTTCTGGTTCTACCACCAAGACACCAGTTCCTAAACCATCTGGTACTACTTCTGGTACTACTTCTGAAACCCCATCTGGTTCTACTTCTGGTACTACCTCTGGTTCTACCACCAAGACACCAGTTCCTAAACCATCTGGTACTACATCTGGTACTACCTCTGAAACCCCATCTGGTTCTACCTCTGGTACTACTTCTGAAACCCCATCTGGTTCTACCTCTGATACTACTTCTGAAACCCCATCTGGTTCTACTTCTGGTTCTACCTCTGGTACTACTTCTGGTTCTACCACCAAGACACCAGTTCCTAAACCATCTGGTACTACTTCTGGTACTACTTCTGAAACCCCATCTGGTTCTACCTCTGATACTACTTCTGAAACCCCATCTGGTTCTACTTCTGATACTACTTCTGGTTCTACCACCAAGACACCGGTTCCTAAACCATCTGGCTCTACTTCTGAAAACTCTGTCACCGAATCTACTGGCACTTCATTCACCACAATCACCACCGTCTCCACCAACACCACATGTAAAAATGGCTCCTGTACGGCTACTTATGTCTCAACCTCCCAGTATACTACCACTGAAACTGTTTGCGACAGCGCTTCTTGTACCTCCACTGCCATCACCACCTCTGAATATACCACTACAGAAACTCTTACACCAAATGCCACCGAAACCATCACCACCACATACGTTGTCACCACCGTTTGCAGTTCTGTTGTAACAAACCCATCGGAGACTGCAACTACCAGTGCCCCAGCAGAGAACTCATCCACTGTCGAGCTGACCACTGTAGTGACCACTTCCCAATACACAGTGACTCAGACCTTGACACCAAACCCAACTGAGACCATCACACAAACATATGTTACTACTACTGTGTGTAGTTCAGTTGTGCCAAAGGAAACTCCAGCTCAAACCGAGACCCCAAGCACCAACCCAGAACAACCAGGCACTACTGTTCAACCAGAACAACCAGGTTCAACAGCTCAGCCAGAAGAACCAACAACATCCTCTAACCAAGAACAAACATCTAGTGCGATCACTCAAGGTACTCAAGGTACTCAAGGTACTCAAGGTACTCAAGGTACTCAAGGTACTCAAGGTACTCAAGGTACTCAAGGTACTCAAGGTACACACGAAAATCCAACTGAAACATTATCTTCTGAGACAAAAGTTCCCGGCGCAATGACCACAGTTTCCACTTCATCGACATCTACTATACCTTCTCTAATCGGTACCGCTCCTTCAGATAACACATTTGAAGGTGCTGCTTCATCAAAGAGAATTGACTTCTTACTAGCTATTTTGATTCCCCTCGCTTACGTTATTTAA
- a CDS encoding uncharacterized protein (PKUD0B07765; Pfam Domains: PA14_2(4.6e-08)) has product MTKVDDGAMVFIGNSAYDCCQPGSIPFGKADEAAMFSYKEWNTPSSESISWVYLEAHSYYPIKIVYVNVISAGGIELLVTPPDSETVNVGEMVFQLVNDPQNVCEVQTFVTEYSSATTFIYSDVSPTTKFVPSTTVIDGYTTTVIEKQIYYSEAASTIVSYVFGNTAYTSTYRSTMVINTETIPVDVEVIGSPNYFISTIQGTRHKTITRTSDFVQTLNGETTTSSIIIIELPVLKTKTIQSDVQAAFTSTVESVKNVHGVAQTTSEVLLVIPSLVTYSSFIDGKKTSVETKTTVFTVDGKEETVTGCFVGIPRKHSRSYWDYGYTSYYTSTYLTTVTGKVQSTELIVENAPSVSYTTIVGVYDRETKITETQTTVRDGNTATFIAVTVVKPAKTVLSTGVVPTQYLTTNKSVYYVVVETNVPTFTSYCDSKRSMYTTYKAVVNGESTGWNYIVYIPSPTTQVSQWTETYSTAITSTLYYQNTKVTGFQVIEYVPNVLTSVSTWTGASTKVITEVGYSTNSLNVVNKSTMKVLYVPSLSGSTTTWNKPDTSTSIVTTTITGPDNFPITTTEKIVYVPSTSEVFSKPVKSKSTTSLLSSYSSSSLSSAPLISLSSFPSLSLSNSTRNISSTMLIFTTTTGYRYAKATDCSPTTSSTTVTKTGPNDVVTKSINIVVKSIDSTCLNSSGFPRKSTIFTGSTLQTTNTITTEAFNCIPTTILTTTTITGSDLLVTKSADIIIATTKTNCHKTNSKEFSKSSLTTSSFLSSSTAVLSTITSAVTNYYQASDCRFETSVSILSAVTGNDFTVTEIEELSIVTPMSTCGVYFRTDQGFGCSSTMYTTAIGTTNYEGQYVNATLVIFETPGAACFSLTSYQSQLTIKPSNSMIPATSGTLETTMTLGSSEKSSATLTNAELPSRDSLKSMVFVSTYTTTQTNISSEKRDVPSNINTTGSYSNPSDEVETDYSTVEITVPCTTIRSLVSSSTTSTTESASKASSIPLTTNVREKSSTSVLSSTVSFSNPGTSSNYDHKETSSNSYDSSLISESTTLLPSSLSMPNAPTKETAGVTHSAELKYSTSDNVFPTPKNTGIPEHSLSSVYPTSSGVVRHPGQLNVTTSTVTATFSVTSTVEQKIHSSTNLGSSSVSATPTYWSESITYEGIAVAPELSIPLKFLLSFIVLFV; this is encoded by the coding sequence ATGACTAAAGTTGACGACGGTGCAATGGTTTTTATTGGAAACAGTGCATACGACTGTTGCCAACCAGGTTCAATACCCTTTGGAAAGGCCGATGAAGCTGCAATGTTTTCTTACAAGGAGTGGAACACCCCTTCGTCTGAGTCTATTTCTTGGGTCTATTTAGAGGCCCATTCTTATTATCCTATCAAAATAGTTTATGTTAATGTTATTAGTGCCGGTGGTATTGAATTATTAGTTACACCTCCTGACTCGGAAACAGTAAATGTGGGGGAAATGGTTTTCCAATTAGTCAATGATCCTCAGAATGTTTGTGAAGTGCAGACCTTTGTTACTGAGTATTCGTCAGCTACAACGTTTATATACTCTGATGTGAGTCCTACTACAAAATTTGTTCCATCAACTACTGTTATTGACGGCTACACTACCACAGTTATTGAAAAGCAAATCTACTATTCCGAAGCGGCTTCGACCATTGTTAGTTATGTTTTTGGCAATACTGCTTACACTTCTACTTACCGGTCAACCATGGTTATTAACACTGAAACAATTcctgttgatgttgaagttattgGTAGTCCAAACtattttatttcaacaatacAAGGAACAAGACATAAAACCATCACTAGAACGTCGGACTTTGTGCAAACCTTAAATGGTGAAACAACAACTAGCTCAATCATTATTATCGAATTACCCGTGTTAAAAACTAAGACTATTCAATCTGATGTTCAAGCTGCTTTTACGTCTACAGTGGAGTCAGTCAAAAATGTTCACGGTGTTGCACAAACTACCTCTGAGGTACTCTTAGTGATTCCATCTTTGGTGACGTATTCATCATTTATTGACGGTAAAAAAACTAGCGTTGAGACAAAAACTACGGTATTTACGGTTGATGGCAAGGAAGAAACTGTGACAGGTTGCTTTGTTGGAATCCCACGTAAACATAGTCGTTCTTACTGGGATTACGGGTACACCTCATATTACACTTCCACCTATTTAACTACAGTTACTGGCAAGGTACAAAGTACTGAACTTATTGTCGAGAATGCCCCTTCAGTAAGCTATACTACCATCGTCGGTGTTTATGATAGAGAAACTAAAATAACTGAAACTCAGACTACTGTTAGAGATGGAAACACTGCAACGTTTATTGCTGTTACAGTTGTAAAGCCTGCAAAGACAGTTCTTTCCACTGGTGTTGTACCAACGCAGTATTTGACAACAAACAAGTCTGTTTACTATGTGGTTGTTGAAACTAATGTTCCCACTTTTACAAGTTACTGCGATTCAAAAAGATCCATGTACACCACCTATAAGGCCGTTGTGAATGGTGAATCAACTGGTTGGAATTATATTGTGTATATCCCTTCACCAACTACCCAGGTCTCTCAATGGACCGAAACCTACTCAACTGCAATCACAAGCACCTTGTATTATCAAAATACCAAGGTTACAGGCTTTCAAGTTATCGAGTATGTACCTAATGTTTTGACTAGTGTGTCCACTTGGACAGGAGCATCCACAAAGGTTATTACCGAGGTTGGCTACTCCACAAACTCTTTAAATGTTGTCAATAAATCCACCATGAAAGTTCTGTATGTTCCAAGCCTTTCTGGTAGCACTACTACATGGAATAAACCAGACACATCTACATCTATAGTCACAACCACCATCACCGGGCCTGACAATTTTCCAATCACTACAACAGAGAAAATCGTGTATGTTCCAAGTACATCAGAAGTTTTCTCTAAACCTGTAAAGTCTAAGAGTACGACATCACTATTGTCATCGTactcatcatcttctttatcGTCTGCGCCATTAATATCTCTATCGTCATTtccatcattatcattatcaaatagCACAAGAAATATTTCCTCCACTATGCTTATTTTTACTACAACCACTGGTTATCGTTATGCGAAAGCCACTGACTGCTCACCAACTACGAGCTCCACTACAGTGACCAAAACAGGTCCTAACGATGTTGTTACTAAATCCATTAACATTGTTGTTAAGTCTATCGACTCAACATGTTTAAACTCTTCAGGATTTCCTAGAAAAAGTACTATTTTTACTGGTAGTACACTACAAACAACTAATACCATAACCACCGAGGCCTTCAATTGCATTCCTACAACTATTTTGACTACCACTACGATTACCGGCTCCGACTTGCTTGTTACGAAATCAGCAGACATCATTATTGCAACAACTAAAACGAATTGCCATAAGACAAACTCAAAAGAATTTTCAAAGTCATCACTAACTACTTCAAGCTTTCTATCAAGCAGTACAGCTGTGTTAAGCACCATCACAAGTGCGGTTACTAATTACTATCAAGCATCTGACTGTAGGTTTGAAACATCGGTTTCTATTTTATCGGCAGTAACTGGTAACGATTTTACTGTTACCGAGATCGAAGAACTCTCCATTGTTACTCCAATGTCAACATGTGGCGTTTATTTCAGGACAGATCAAGGGTTTGGGTGctcttcaacaatgtaCACGACGGCTATCGGTACAACTAACTATGAGGGACAGTACGTCAATGCAACCTTGGTGATATTTGAAACACCAGGGGCAGCATGTTTCTCTCTAACGTCATATCAATCGCAATTGACTATTAAGCCCTcgaattcaatgattccTGCAACTAGTGGCACACTTGAAACTACTATGACTCTAGGCTCCAGTGAGAAGTCTAGTGCCACATTAACAAATGCAGAATTACCTTCAAGAGATAGCTTGAAATCTATGGTCTTTGTAAGCACGTATACCACTACTCAAACAAATATCTCTTCAGAAAAGAGGGATGTTCCTTCGAACATAAATACAACAGGAAGTTATAGTAATCCTTCCGATGAAGTTGAGACAGATTATAGTACAGTTGAAATAACCGTTCCTTGTACCACAATAAGGTCGTTGGTTTCATCTTCTACAACATCCACAACGGAATCAGCATCCAAAGCTTCAAGCATTCCTCTTACTACTAATGTTAGAGAAAAATCTTCAACCTCAGTGCTGTCATCGACGGTGTCCTTTTCAAATCCAGGCACCTCATCTAATTATGATCACAAAGAAACTTCATCCAACTCATATGATTCTTCATTGATTAGTGAATCTACTACATTATTACCTAGTTCACTTTCTATGCCAAATGCACCTACTAAAGAAACTGCAGGTGTTACTCATTCTGCGGAACTGAAATACTCAACATCGGATAATGTTTTTCCAACCCCAAAGAATACAGGAATTCCTGAGCATTCGTTAAGTTCTGTTTATCCAACTAGCTCCGGTGTAGTCAGGCATCCAGGTCAATTAAATGTAACTACATCTACTGTTACTGCAACATTTTCTGTAACGTCAACCgttgaacaaaaaatacattCCTCCACCAATTTGGGTTCTTCTTCCGTGTCTGCAACTCCTACTTATTGGTCGGAATCAATTACTTATGAAGGCATTGCAGTTGCTCCAGAATTGAGCATTCCATTAAAGTTTTTACTATCATTTATTGTGCTCTTTGTTTAA
- a CDS encoding uncharacterized protein (PKUD0B07770) encodes MNLSAFTSLIIALSMIANAEVLTSIVGCNFQEISSSQGFNAVAFQYDTPMTTAFSKSAFYESEYKAGDTVGTATDITEINFSLPGGEQSLYGLNIRDTSNYALEYTGYFKGMLYL; translated from the coding sequence ATGAATCTTTCTGCGTTCACGTCGTTAATCATTGCACTCTCGATGATTGCCAACGCAGAAGTTTTGACGAGCATCGTTGGGTGCAACTTCCAGGAAATTAGCTCTTCTCAAGGTTTTAACGCAGTCGCCTTTCAATATGACACCCCAATGACCACGGCGTTTAGCAAATCTGCATTTTATGAGAGCGAGTATAAAGCAGGAGATACAGTTGGAACTGCAACTGACATTACGGAGATCAATTTCAGTTTACCTGGCGGTGAACAATCACTTTATGGCTTGAATATTAGGGATACCTCTAATTATGCGTTGGAATACACTGGCTATTTTAAAGGTATGTTATATTTATGA